CGCGCGGCGGCGCGCCTTGCCGGCCGGGCGCCTCGAAGCCGTTGTGTCCTCGTTGTTGCGCTTGTCCTGCTGGCATGGTGCCCCGCTGCCCTGGCCAGCGAGGACAAGCCTGCAGCGATGGATCTGAACCAGTTGCTCGGGCTTGCGGAGCACAACTACGCCGGTTTGAAGGCAAGCGCCCATGCAATCGCGGCGGCCGAGGCCAAGCTCGCCGAGGCTTGGGTATCGCCTTTCTTTCAGCTGAACGTCACCAGCCTGTTCTCGCTCGTACCAAACGTCAGCGGCCACCCCCTCTTGAGCCGCGACTCGCAGCTTCCGCTATCCAACCCCTGGGGCCCCATGGTCCAGGTTGGCTTGCAGGGGGCCATTCCGCTGTGGACGTTCGGCAAGCTTGGCGCCGCGCGCGAAGCGGCCCGAGCGGGCGTGCGCGCAAGCACTCACAAGCGCAAACAGGTTCTCGCACGACTGCGCAGCGACGTACGCAGAGCCTACTTCGGGCTGCAGTTCGCCCTGGACACGCTGCAAATGATCGCGGAGGGACGTGCCAAGCTCGAGAGTGGGGTGGCGCTGCTCGAACAGCGCCTCGAGCAGGGCGACTCCGATGCCAACGTGCTGGATCGCTACCGACTCGCGGCAGCGCTGAGCGAAGTGGACGCGCGCCGCTCGGAGGCACGCCGCCTGGAACAGACTTCCCGCGCGGCGCTCACCCTGCTCACGGGCCTCGACGAGATAACGGTACCCGATTGTCCGCTGGAGCCGATTGCGACCGAGCCGAAATCGCTCGGCTGGCACCTCGACATGGCGCGGACGCATCGACCCGATGCTGGCATGTTGCGCACTTCCGTCGAGGCCCGGGAGGCTAAACTGCGAGCGGAACGGGCCGGCTACCTCCCCGATCTGGCACTCACCGTGCAGGCCTCGAGAAGCCACACCCCGGGCGTGACGAATCAGACCAATCCGTTCGTCGTCGATCCCGCCAACTACAACGCGCTGGGAGCGGGACTGGCGGCCCGCTGGTCACTGGACCTGTGGGGTAACCACTACCGGGTCGAACGAGCATCCCGGCAGCTGGCCGAGACACGCGCCCAAGCACAAGAAGCACTCACCGGCATCTCGCTGCAGATCGCCGCTGAACGGGAGGCTCTGCTCGATGCTCGACGCCGGCTAGCGGCCTGGCGCCGCGGCCACCGCGACACGCGCAAGTGGCTCGTTACGGTCGCCCAAGGCTATCAAATCGGAACGCTTCAGGCGCGAGACCTGGTCGACTCGCTGCGCGCCTACTTCACTGCGCGCTTCAGCCACCTTCAGGCGATCCACGATACCAACTCGAGCCTTGCGCGGCTCGAGCAGGCCATCGGAACGCCCATCGTCGCTGACGACGCTTGGCTGCAGACCTGCGCTCCCGAAGGTCCGTAGTTGGTCGATAGCCAAGAAAAGGCTGTGGTTTCTCCGCCCGTGCTGCGCTCGGCGTTCGCTGCGCTAGACTAGGGAGTGCCTTGTCGACCCGAACCGCCTTGTCGATCGGTAACGCCCTGCTGCCGCAAGTCTTCCTCCTTGCGAGCGCGTTGGGCTGCGCGACCGAAACCGACCTGGTCGTGATTCGCAACCTGGAACCGGGGTCCAGCGCGAGTGGAAGCGCATCGGCGCCCCCCACACCACCACCGACCGCCCCGCCTGCTCCGCCGCCCGCGCCCCCGCCGCATGGCGAGTGGGTGACCGTTGCGGGAGGCCGAATGGACGATCGGGCCAATTCCGTGGCGGTCACCGCAGATGGCGCAGTCGTCACCGGCCGCTACGAGGCCATGGCCACCTTTGGCACAACACAGGTCTCCGGAAGCCGCCGCCACGCGAGCCTCTTCCTAGCCAAGTACAAGGAGGGCAGCGGTGAGTTCGCGTGGGTGACGACCAGCGCCACGGTCGAATGCCAGCGCAGCGACGAGGAACGCCCGCTCCCCTGCTCCAATGGCCTCGCCGTGGCGGTCAACCCCGTGGACGACAGCATCTGTCTGGGAGGCTATTTCGCCGGCAAGCTCAGGCTGGCCCCAGGCGTCCCACCTGTGCACTCCACACGGCCCGACGTCGTCGACGGTTTCGTGTCCAAGCTCGACCGCGACGGCAGGCTACTGTGGTTTCAGGCGCTCCGCGGAACCGGAAACCAGGAAACGCGAGCGATCGGGGCGAATCTGGATGGCGGTTGCACGGCGGCAGGGACGTTTCGAGGCGAGATGCGCTACTGGGACGGTGCCAACCGGGTGACTTCGCCGCATGGCTGGCACGACTCCCTTTTTCTGGCCAAGTACGACGCTGTTGGCGGCGGTGAGTGGATCGTCACCGCCGGCGGGCCGCACGCCGATATCGAGGCACGCGGTCTGGCTTTTGGCCCGGCGGGCGACGTTGTGCTCACCGGTCGCAGCTGGGGTCCCAACGTGACGTTCGGATCCCGCGGGATCCCGGGCCCGACGAACGCGATCAGCTCCACAGAGCGCAGTGCTTTCCTGGCTCGCTACTCAGGGGACGGCGATTTGCGCTGGGCGCTGCGCGTCGGCGATGAGGCGACCCGGTCAGGGGGAAAGAGCGTGGCCATGGACCTCGCCGGCAATGCGTACGTGACCGGTTACGTCAACAGCACAGGGCGCAAGATCCGCTTCGGTTCCATCGCCGGCGCATCCCGCCCTCACGACCCGGTTGGATGGGATGACGCTTTCGTGGCCAAGTACAGACCGAACGGCAGGTTGGCCTGGGCCAAGCTGTTGGGTAGCACCGCGGGCGACGACACCGGTTGGGGGGTCGCCGTGGATGCGTTAGGCAGTGTGCTCGTCACCGGCGGACTGGAGGGGGACGTGCGCTTCTCGGGCAAGGAGCACACGAATCTCGGAGGCCCCGGAAACAGCGATGTCTTTCTGGCCCGCTACGATGTCCGTGGCCGGCCCCAAACCTTGCGCGTCGATGGAAGCCGGGGGCGGGAGGAAGCGGGACGCGCGCTCGCCATCTCGCCTCTGGCCGGCCGGATCTATGTGGCGGGCACCCTGGCTGGAGGCGGTTCATTGACGCCCGTCCAGTGGGGCGAGTCGGACGCGTTCCTCGCCTCGTTTCCGGCCGAGCCCCCGTAAAAGGCCCATCAGAACATGTCCTGCAAAGGCAAGGTCAGGACGATAAGAAAGACGCCGACCGTTTCGGCCCCGCAACGCCACTACCCAATTAGCAGGTGGCAGCCATTCCACATGCGCCTCGGCTGGTTTTGGGCGGGGTATTACGTGCGCTGTCGCCTGTCACCGTACCAAGCACTCCAGCAAGTGCCGCGACGGTGGATTGTTGGGCCACCACGCACACCCGCTAACCGCTTTCGCGGCACAATAGGCCATGGCCGGGGCGCCGACACGCGACCCGGCCATGGCTTTCCTTTTGGTCTTGGGCGCTTGGGCCTCACCTGCATGTTGCCTGGCCTGCTCGCGCTCCTGTTCAGCTGGCGTCCGGCGCTCGGCCAGTCCGACACCGACGATCGTTTTCGGCAGATCGTGTTCCAGCTCGACTCGAGCAGCGACGACGCGCTTGTCGCCGCCGTGCGCGAAGCGCTCGATGCCCAGATGACAGCCTCCAAAGTGAGGATCGATCTGGAACGCGAGTCCGTGGCGAAGGCCTCGCTGCACGAGCGCATCGAGCAAGCTCGACGCAGGGCTGTGCAACGGCCTGTGCTGGGCGTGTTCTGGCTCGATGCGCACCGATCCGGCGATTGGCTGCTGTATCTGTTTGCACCGGAAGGCGACCGCGTGCTGGTGCGACGCATACCGGCTACGTCCGAAGCCCAGGCCGCAGCGGTCGAAGCCGTGTCGGTCATCACGCAATCGGCCACGTCGGCGCTGCTGCGCGGGCACCGGCCCGGGATGCAGCCGGTTCAGCGGCGATTCATCCGTTCCCAGCCTCGGGCCAAGCAGGCGGCGGCCCAAAAGGTCACCCAACCCAGGAAGGTGTCTCGGCCTGCTCCGGTCTATCGCCGGATCAGCGTCCGCAGAGACACGAGCATGGTCTTCGCGGTGGGCCACGGTCCGCAGCTCTACGCACCAAGCCAGTGGCAGCGCACCACGCGATTTGCGATCGGCGCCGAGCTGCGAAGTCGTTACTATCTAGGCGTTCAGTATTGGTTGGTCCCCGCTTTGAGCGTGGATTTCCCACAGACGTCGATGACGCTGCGCCGTCATCCGCTGGCGTTTTTTGCTGGGCTTCGCAACCGCCTCGGTCCATTGACCCTGTCGGCCGACATGTCGCTGGTAGGAGAGCTCGTGACGCGGCGCAGCGTCCCGAACGAATCGACAACGCCGGATACCTCTCGCGTAGTTTGGGCCATGGCTCCGAGGCTGCGGATCGGGCTACGTCCCCTGGCGAGTCTCGAGCTCTACCTCGCAGGATCCCTCGACATGTTTTTCACATTTATCAGGTTTTCCGAAGCGGAAAGGGACCCCAGCGGACGGCTGAGCACCCCGCAGGTTCTGCTGGACCCCTACAGATTTCGTCCCACATTGGAGTTGGGGTTGGCTTGGCTGCCCTATGGGCAGTAGGCGCCTTCCCGACCATTCTTGCGCGATGGCACCACTAACCAGACAGGAGAAACGGGCCCAGGCAGCTGTGCGGAATGGGCGAGCAATGATCCAGTCGGGACCACAGCCCGGTCATGACAAAGACCTACGCCTCATGCTGCGCGTTGCGGCGGGGGACCGGGAGGCACAGCGAGTCCTGGCGCTGCGCCTGGTGGGACGGGTGCACAGGCTGAGCCGTCGCTTGATGGCCAACGCCAGCGAGGCGGAAGACGCGGCGCAGACGGCGTTGATCCAAATCCTGCGCGCGGCGGGTACTTTTCGACACGAGTCCTCGCTCGAGCGTTGGGCAGATCGCATCGCGGCCCGGACCATACTCCGCCACGCTCGAGCGCAGCGGCGCAAGGCCGGCGTCGTCGTACCGCTCCTGGATCCCGAGAACCTGCCGCACTCCGGGGCGGAGCTTCGCATCGAACGGCAGGGGGTGTTCCGAAGCGTCGAGCAGCACATGAGGCTGCTCACTCCAGCGCAACGCGAGGCGCTCGTACTCAAGCACGCGCTTGGCTACACCACCGAGGAGATCGCTGAGCTTGCCGAAAGACCCGTGGGCACGATCAAGGATCGGCTGGTCAACGGGCGCAGGCGGCTGCGCAAACTGCTGCAGCGCGAGCTGGTAGCTGCGGCTCGCAGGGCGGAGGCGACGGGATGACCTTCTTGCAGGATCGAGACTTCAAGCGTTGGGCCGAGCTCGTCGATCGTCAGGAGGCCGGGGAACAGCTCTCCCCCGAGCAAGAGGCATTCGTCCTAGAGCACACGAAGACCAACCCGCTGGCGCGACGCGAACAGGAGCTTTTGGCAGAGCTTTCCGATCTGGGAGCAAGCCCGGAAGGGCTCGAGCATCTGGTGAAGAGCGCGCTCGACCGGACGACCAGCGGACCGGCAGGGTCCGGCCTGCAGCCCCGCTCGGCCGGGCTCGAGCCGGCGCCGCTCGGGGCGCCTCAGCTGCCACCAAGACCGCAAGACGCGACTGCATCCCGGACCCAAAGGCAGCCGGGTGGTGCTCAGCGCGTGCACGGGCGGCTCCGGTTTGGCTGGCGGACTGGCGCGATCGTGGCTGCAGCGGCAGCGGCCGTGCTGCTGCTCCCCTGGCTGGACGTCGAGACCTGGCTCGGCCCGCCTGCCTTCGACTCCCACGCTCCACGGCAGCAAGCTTCTCGGTGCGAGCTCGTGTACGGCTCGGGATCGGTTACGGTCGCCGGCAGGCCGCTGCGCGCAGCAGGCACGCTGGTCACGCAGGGCCAGCTCGTTCGGACCGGCGATGGATTGGCCTGCCTTTCCATCGACCCGGGCATTGACCTGTGCCTTGACAGGCACACCAGCGTGCGGCTCTCGAAGCTCTCCGGCCCGGATCGGGAGGTGGCCCTGCTGGACGGCAAGGCGGCCGCGGTGCTTGCCCGGCAGCCCGAAGGCCATCGGTTTTCGGTCGTTGCGTCGGACACCTGGGTGACGGCGATAGGCACGGCGTTCACGGTGGACGTAAGGGAGGCCTCGCAAGGGGTCGTTACCACGGTGCTGCAAGGAAGCGTACGCATCGGCCAAGCTCGGCAAGGACAGGTCGTCCGAGCGCACCGGCGGGCCGTGCGGCGCAGGCATCGCCTCGACATCAAGCCGGTCACACGGACAACGGAGTCACGCGAATGGGGTGCCCTGCATCTGGGATCGCTGTGGAAGGGCCCCCATGCAGCCTCGCTGCAAGCGAGCGCGCTCGGATCCGGGGAAGCGCTGTGGCTCGACGACAAGCCGCTCGGCCAGGCTCCGCTGTCGTCGTTGATCCCTGCGGGACGTCATGTCGCCGAGATACGTGTTGGACGGGCAGTACGAGCAAGAATTGCGTTCACTGCGCAGCCGGGGCAGCACGTATTGCTGACCCCGGACATGTTCGAGCCGCTGGTCCCCTCTCCGCCGGCGCGGTCGACCCCCATAGTGAGAAAGGAACGACGCGCACCTGCCAAACCGGCCAGCAGACTGTCGGTGATCGGGTTGCTTCACGATGCACACCACAGCATGCAGCAAGGGCAGTGGCTGGCTGCAGCCGCAGCCTATCGGAAGCTCGGCCGTGCGTTCCCCGAGAGCTCGGAGGCACACACGGCCCTGGTGCCGCTCGCCAGGCTCGAGCTTGACCGGCTAAGCAGCCCGCGCAGCGCCCTCAAGCGCCTCGATCGCTACCTGGGCAGGGGCGGTTCCCTGACCGAGGAAGCCCGTTACATGCGGATCCGTAGCCTGCGCGCACTCGGGCGAACTGCGCAGGCGCGTCGGGCCTCGGTCGAATTTCTCGAGCGCCATCCCGAGAGCCTGCACGCCGACAGCATTCGCACCGGGCTCGCAGGCGAGGAGCCCCGGCCGCAACGACGCTGACGTGAAACTTGCGTTTCAGGCTAGCCCTCGCTACGCGAGCGGGGCGGTTGGCCGCTCGGGAAGCGACGAGAGCCCCGTCAGCGTCCTCAACGACCGCTTCTCGCCCATCAGGATCAGACTCATTGTGACGAATCACCGGTCGGAGCTGGCTAGGAACTGACTCGGGTTGATCTTTTTCCGGTCTTTTGGCTACAACACGCGCATCATGGAAAGAGACGCACTTTGCAGGTTAGCTTGGTCCTCGGTGGCAGTGCTGGGCACGCTGCTGGTAGCTCACTGTGGCGGAGGGCACGAGGAGCATACGGTCGACGAAGCCGGATGCGAGCACATCGTCGAACCGTTTGATGCCGTCCAGGAGACCGCAACCGTCGACATCGCGACCGCTCCCGGCCAGACGCACGAGCACGTGCACGAGCGCATCAACCTCGTGCCTTTTGAAGGCGGCATGGGCGGTTTCGTCAAGTTCCCGGCACCCGCGCCCGCGGAGTACACCATGTTCTTCGACAGCTTCATCACGCTTGAAGTGTTCGACGAGCGCCAGACTCCCATTCCACCCAAGTTCATGCCGGCACCGAGCCAGCTCTGTCCAGACAATATCCCCGTGCAGTACAGCTACGATCTGCAGAATGCCCTCTACATCCTGAAGCTCGGCGGCATGGGCTACACACAGAACTTCGTGGGAGTCGTGATCGAGGACACGATCCGCCTCAAGGGCCACTGAGCTGCCGTTTCCGACTCAAGCTAGAAGACCACTTCCAGGGTGAGAATCTCGTGCGCCCCGAGCTCCAACGCGACCTGCCCGTTCGCCTGAAACGATAGCTGCTGCTCGCGTTGCTCGAGCAGGCTGCAGCGAAAAACTGCGGTCGGTGCCGCGCCGAAACGTAGCCGCTCCGTGAGCGCGTGCGCGCGCAGGTTGTACAGGCGCAGGATCAAGCTGTCGCGATCCTGCGTCTTCTTGATCGCGCTCAGCACCGTATCCTCCGAAGCCTTCGAAACGAGCTCCGCACCAGCGCGCAGGCCGTCTTGAACCCCCTGAACGACGACCACAGGAGTCAGGTAGCGCAGTGCAACATCGCTGGCCCGACTCTGCATGGCCTGCACGCCCTCAGCCGAGCCATGAACCGGAGCCAGTGCGTAGCGGAAGCTCATCTTGCGCAGGCACTGTGCCCCGGGCGTGTAGAGGGTCGGGCCCGCACTCTTGCACTTGCGGCTCGCAAAATCGTCGCGCGACAACCAGCCCACCGAGCGAAGCAAGGTAAGGAGCAACGCGCTGCCGTCCTGCCCCTGTGCGCCGGCGATTTCCGGTAGGCCTTGGTTGACGACGGCCAGTCCGTTCCGTTCATCCCGGATCAGTGAGAAGCGCTGCTGCGGATAGGTCTCCGGAGAGGGCTGCGACCAGTCCTCTTGGCCAAAGGCCGTGCGGACCAGCGGTCGCTCGCTCAGGTAGAACTGGCTGTCCGATAGCAAGCAATGCGTCCGGATGGGCGTTGGAAAGCGCGCCCTGACCCGATGGTCCTGCGCCCTGTTTTCGAATTCGGTAGTGACCGACAGCCACGGACAGCGGTAGTCCATGCGGACCCTCACCGAGACCCGGCAGGCCACGGTCTGCTCCGAGCGCTTGCTGCGGTCGTTGCTGAGGCTGGCCGGCAGCTGCCACTCGAAGGCCACCTCCATCTCTGCTCGCAGCGCCGAAGCGCTCACGACGCAGACTTCGCCACGTACCGACTCGGTCGTCAGCGTGCCAGCGCCAGGACAGGGACTGAAGTCGTACTCATCGCCCACATCCGCGCAGTCCTCGAGCAAGTTTAGACCTCGACAGTGCAGGCCGCCCCGCTTGTCTTCCAGGTCGAAGGTTCCGTTGGGCCACAGAACTACACGCAGCAGGCTGTTTTCCATGGTATTGCCATCGACCCGCACCGCTTCCTCACCCAGATCGAGGGGAAGCTCCCGCGCGCCCTCGTGTACGAAGAAGTTGGCGTGACCGCAGGCCGGCAGGCTCTCGGCGTAAAAGCGCAGCAGCACGTACTGATCGCTCGTGGCCTGCTCCGAAGCCGGCCGAAAGATACGCTCCGCGAAGTGAGCCCGGTAGGGAGCGAAGCCGAGCTCTTGCGTCTCGGATGAAAGCCGGCGCCTGTAATCCACTCCCCAAAAGCGCTCTACCTGCTCGGAGCGGATAACCTCGGTCGGCAGCTCGCGACCCTGCTCGTCCACCACGGCCAGTCGCTCGGCGGCCAGGCCGGGAGGCTGAAACACGACCATGCGCTCGATCACGGCCCCGCGGCGCCGCGGTAACGAATTGAGCACGCACAGTGCCGTGTGTCGATCATCGGCCCGATGACGCGCGAAGGTCGGCGCGATCGCTTCGAGCTGGACGCGCAGCAGCTCCTGTGCGCTGTCGATCACCTCCCGGAAGCGACTCTCCATGGCTTCGTGAACCTCATCGATGCTGCAACCGCAGATCGAATCGTGAGGGTGGTTCTGCAGCAGCTTCTTCCAGGCGGCTTCCAGTGCCCCGGCGGGATAATCGCAACCGTGACGGAAGTGCAGATAAGCACACAGCGGCTCGAGGGTGTTTTCCAGGAGCCTCTGGCAACGACCATTGAGCTGCTTGAGGTACATCCGGGTCGACCAGACTCCACTCAGAATCAAGTGATGGCGACCCTCGATCAGCTCCCCTTGCCGGACGCTGAGATCGCTCTGCCGCTCCTTCAGATCGTGCCGGGCCGCGGCCAGGAAGTCCGCGAAGCTGCCGTGGCGGAACTCGGTTTCAGGCATCGACTGCCGCAGCGAGCGAAGGATACGCTCAAAGTCTTGCTGGGGAGGCAGGTGATCGCAGCCGTTGTTGATGAGCAGCACCCGGGACCTGCTGCGCTGCCCCATCTCCTCAAGCAGCTCGCTCACCTGGGCCCGCGCGCGCTCGAGGCTCACTGCGCGCTGCGTGTGCGCATGCCACAGCTCCTCGAAGCCCAGAGCGCCCCCGTTGCAGTATCCCTTCCACTGATGGATCGCTAGCACCTCGCTGCCGTCCGGTGCCCTCCAGCGATACTCGAGCCCGGTGTCGTCGAGCTCGCTGCCATCTCCCCGCGAGTAGATGAAGGAATCGATCCCCGCCTTTCGGAGTATCTGCGGCATCTGGGCAATGTGTCCGAAGGCATCCGGTGCGTAGCCGACCTTCTGCGCTTCCCCAAAGCGCGCAGCTAGCTCGTGTCCCAGCATCAGGTTGCGCACCGTCGCCTCTCCGCTCACGAGGATCTCGTCCGCAAGCACGTACCAGGGCCCCAACGACAGCGCTCCCCGCTTTGCCAGCCGCGCGATCCGCTCGGCATCAAAGGGCCGCAGCTCGAGATAGTCTTCGAGCGCGATCGTCTGCCCGTCCAGCACGAAATGCCGGAACTCGCCCTTCCCCTCCAGGAGATCCAGCACCTTCGCGACCACTTCCGCCAGCTTCACGCGAAACGCGCCAAGAGGCAGGTACCATTCCCGATCCCAATGCGTATGCGAAACGAGGTACGCTGTATTGGATGCCATGCTCTACAGTACCCTTGCTCGGCTCCGCCTGCCTTACCTAATCACTTGGCCCCTACCCACCTAGCAGCGACAGGGGGACGGGCATGATGTTCCACGTGAGCATGGAGGCGGGCAGCGCGCGCTTGTGGATGACCTGGCGGCGCGGGCGGCCGCGCAAAAGAACGTAGCGGCGCAGCTCGCCCTGTTCGTCGGAAGCCACGTACAGCTCGTCGATTTTGTCGCCATCGAGATCGGCAACCACTGCCGCGTGCTCGAAGCCCGAAGACTCCTTGTCCAGGTTCTGTATCCCCCACTCGCCCCGCGGGTCGGTACCGGGCCGCAGCAGCCACAGCCCACTGCGGTAGGCGGCGGCAACGAGCTCTTGCTTGCCGTCTCCGTCCAGATCTCCAGCGGTCAAGAACCGGCAGAAGCGGTCTCGCAGGCGCGCGATGACATGCCCCTTGTTGGCTGGCGTATCGTGATCGTAGCGGCGAATCTCCACGCCCTCGACGATCCGTACAGAGTCGCCATCCTTCTCCGTCAGCGCCTCGACCGCGACGTAGAGCTCGTCACGACCGTCACCGTCCACGTCCCCCACGTAGATCTCCTTGGCGTGGCGGTTGCCCAAGTCAGCTACTACGCTGCGACCTAGCCCTTTCTTCGGTACATAGCGCACGACCTGTCCCCGCTGCGCGTGGTCGCCCTCGAGCCGGTTGGGCTCCGAGGGCGTGGCGTAGACCTCCATCACGCCATCCCGATCGAGGTCACCGACCTCGATCTCGTGGATGAAGGTGTCGGCCTGGCGGTCCAGCCGTTCGACCTTGAACCCTCCATCATCCCGGGCACGCAAAACCGCGACCACACCCTGATCGTGGGTCCCCACCGCGATATCGAGCCTACCGGTTCCGTACAGGTCCGCGACTTCGGCGTCGCGCATGCGGCTGTGTTTGCCACCAAAGTCCTCGGTCCACAGGGTGCGGGCAACAAACCTCGTGTCGTTGCCGTGGGACTCGGCGGCCCACAACTTGACCGCGGCCCGGGTCCCGGCCACGGTGAGCACCCCGGCAGCGCCGCGCCGGGGCCGATAGGGCATCGCCTTGTGAAAGACGTTGCTGTCAGGGTCCTCGACTACCTGGGTCAACCACTTGCCGTCCTTGCGTCGCAGAATCTCCATGCGCGCCGCGCCGGGCTTGGGCAGGACCTTCCCGTCCTTGACCCCGAACTGCGCATAGGCGACGAGCAGCCCCCTGGGCAGATTCGCCGCGACTTGCACCGCGGCAGCGCGAGCCTGCCGCTCGGGAGCCGGGTCTGCGACCGGAGCTGGCTGTGGGCTCGGTCCTTCGGCGGGTGCTTGAGGTGCCGTCTTCGAGCAACCGGCCCCCACGGTCACGCCGACCAAAGCGGCCATCCACAGCGACAGATTGACCTCGCCCATGCGTACCCTCGGCACCCCCCGCGACGGGGTGTAGCCGAAGCCAGCCGATCTGTAAACGCGGCTCCGAGCACCTGCCGGAAGCGGCGCCGCTCCCCGGGAGCCCGAACGAGTACGCCGTTGGCGGTGTTGCTCTTCCTCGCAATATCCCCAATAGTCCCCGTCGCACCTTGGGTTCATCCAAGACTGTACCACGTCCATGCCGAAGCCCTTCTACGTCACCACGCCCATCTACTACGTCAACGACCGGCCTCACATCGGCACGGCCTACTCCACGATCGCTGCGGATGTGCTCGCTCGCTATCAGCGGCTGCGCGGCCGGCCGACACGCTTTTTGACGGGCCTCGACGAGCACGGTCAGAAGATCGAACGACGGGCTCGCGAGCAGGGAGTCGAGCCGAAGCAATTTGTCGACAGCATGGCGCGGCCCTTTGCTGAAGCTTGGAGAAAGCTGCGCTGCGAGCACGACGACCTCATTCGCACCACGGAGGAGCGCCACAAGACCAAGGCTCAAGCGCTGTGGCGTCGCATGCTGCAAGCCGGCGACATCTACCTTGGCAAGTACGAGGGATGGTACTCGGTCTCGTCGGAGGCCTTCTACACAGACAAGGATCTGCTTCCCGGCAACCTCGACCCGATCAGCAAGAAACCGGTCGAATGGGTGCGGGAGGAGAGCTACTTCTTTCGTCTGTCCAAGTACACCCAGCCGCTTTTGGAATTTTACGAACGCAATCCCAGCTTCGTGAGGCCCGAAGCACGTTTCAACGAGGTCAAGAGCTTCGTGCGGGAGGGGCTGCGCGATCTTTCGGTCTCGCGCACGAGCTTCAAGTGGGGAGTACCCGTACCGGGCGACGATCGCCACATCATGTACGTGTGGCTCGATGCGCTCACCAACTACATCAGCGCCCTGGGCGGTCCCGTCGAAGCAACCGAAGCGCCGATGTTTCGACGCTTCTGGACACCCAGCGCCGAGGTGGTGCACATCGTCGGCAAGGACATTCTACGCTTTCACGCGATCTATTGGCCCGCACACCTGATGAGCGCCGGCATGACGCCGCCGAGCCAAGTCTGGGCTCACGGGTGGCTAACGGTCGACGGCGTGAAGATGTCCAAGAGCCTGGGCAACTTCATACCGCCCGGGCCGCTGGTGGACGCTCTGGGCGCCGACGTGCTGCGCTACTACCTGATGCGCGACGTGGGTTTCGGCCACGACGGGGACTTCAGCCACCGGAACCTGCTCGCTCGCTACAACGGAGAGCTCGCAAACGGGCTGGGCAATCTGTTGCAACGCATGGTGGCCAGCATCGTCAAACGCAGCCTGAATGGACGCGTACCAACGCCGCATCGCGATCCGCGCGAGCTCGTCGATGAGGAGCTCGTCGCTGTTGCCAAGCGCTCCGCACTGGCGGCAGCGAGGCACATGGACGCCATCGCCCCGCACCGCGCCCTCGAGAGCGTTTG
Above is a window of Pseudomonadota bacterium DNA encoding:
- a CDS encoding VCBS repeat-containing protein, which translates into the protein MGEVNLSLWMAALVGVTVGAGCSKTAPQAPAEGPSPQPAPVADPAPERQARAAAVQVAANLPRGLLVAYAQFGVKDGKVLPKPGAARMEILRRKDGKWLTQVVEDPDSNVFHKAMPYRPRRGAAGVLTVAGTRAAVKLWAAESHGNDTRFVARTLWTEDFGGKHSRMRDAEVADLYGTGRLDIAVGTHDQGVVAVLRARDDGGFKVERLDRQADTFIHEIEVGDLDRDGVMEVYATPSEPNRLEGDHAQRGQVVRYVPKKGLGRSVVADLGNRHAKEIYVGDVDGDGRDELYVAVEALTEKDGDSVRIVEGVEIRRYDHDTPANKGHVIARLRDRFCRFLTAGDLDGDGKQELVAAAYRSGLWLLRPGTDPRGEWGIQNLDKESSGFEHAAVVADLDGDKIDELYVASDEQGELRRYVLLRGRPRRQVIHKRALPASMLTWNIMPVPLSLLGG
- the metG gene encoding methionine--tRNA ligase, which encodes MPKPFYVTTPIYYVNDRPHIGTAYSTIAADVLARYQRLRGRPTRFLTGLDEHGQKIERRAREQGVEPKQFVDSMARPFAEAWRKLRCEHDDLIRTTEERHKTKAQALWRRMLQAGDIYLGKYEGWYSVSSEAFYTDKDLLPGNLDPISKKPVEWVREESYFFRLSKYTQPLLEFYERNPSFVRPEARFNEVKSFVREGLRDLSVSRTSFKWGVPVPGDDRHIMYVWLDALTNYISALGGPVEATEAPMFRRFWTPSAEVVHIVGKDILRFHAIYWPAHLMSAGMTPPSQVWAHGWLTVDGVKMSKSLGNFIPPGPLVDALGADVLRYYLMRDVGFGHDGDFSHRNLLARYNGELANGLGNLLQRMVASIVKRSLNGRVPTPHRDPRELVDEELVAVAKRSALAAARHMDAIAPHRALESVWELVMAANRYVDQTAPWALAKASKRERLEQVAYTVLEALRWLAVMVWPFMPDKAGALNAQLGLAPVEPRIGQDQWPAQWGQLAGGQAIHPGEPLFPRIDKKQEAELLARLTVAPAPTATKARPKSPDRSERQKQTTSESEQAIGLVTIDALQKINLLVARVRKAERVPKSDKLVRLLVDLGETEPRQILAGIGQHYEPEALHERNVVVVANLKPREMMGMLSQGMLLVASHGERLALLEVDGAVPPGSRIS